TAAATGTGATTCTTATGCTTATACTATGAAGTTCTAATAAAAAAGagcataattttataaatgtctgtttctcatgattttatgcattaagctatacttagtacatgtgtttgtactaatttcatacattttgttatatctaaatgtgtaggtggaaggtgagaaACTTCTTGAAGCAAATCTTGGAAATTAGGATTctttcaagcaagttgaagtatgtacatgtgtttgtactaattccatacattttgttatatctaaaggtgtaggtggaaggtgagGAAATTCTTGAAGCAAAGCTTGGAAATTAGGATTCTCtcaagcaagttgaagtatgtcctgacttgactcgagggcataatCATCTTTAGACTTCtttatttcaaagtattgtaatagatgtTAGATTGTTATATTTCGACTGTATGGGATGTATCTCAAGTATTTCATAAAGTCTAAGGATTGCATATATTGAGACTTAGagttttctatttcttttatatgaaagacattttaagatgtttcatctaaaaagttttaattctgcattacttttcatacatgtatgcgatgaatgatgtcagagagcttgtacaagacctctgagaggtcaagtattcCATGTCATACACCGAGAGTGTCATATATTTTAGGGTGAGATCTCGGGGTatgacaagcttggtatcagagtataGGTTATGAAACTGttcttaggaatcaaaaagtctcataaAGTCACGTCTAGTATATTCTTGACCATCaatgtgagtcgcgacacatctttGGGCAAGAGgatataggacgatagagtttcccttctttctctaCTCTTGTGTCATGTCGcagagtaaaaagttatgagtgtctttattaatgattttctttgaattatTAGGAAGATGAATAGTAGAAGGATGACCGCTAGAAGGTCGCAAGAGGGAAGGGTTaatgaggagattcctcctcTAGTTGaacaagttgagcaagttcttCAAGGTGCTCAAGGTGTTCAAGTCCCTATCGTGGAAGAAGGTAATGATGTTTCGGAGGTTCCCCCATAAATGACTAATGGGGAGATTAGAGTCTCTACTTGCTTTAGCCCGAGCCATGACTACTCATGTGAATAGGGGTATTGAACCTAGATTGAATGTTGTGGAGAGAAATATGACATCtagattgagagattttgtgaggatgaatcctcttatATTTCTTGCCTGTAAGGTGGGATAGGATCCCCATGAGTTTCTAGATGGTGTTTATAAGGTGTTGAGTGTCATTGGTGTGAAttctagggagaaggcggagttagattcataccaattgagggatgttgctcaagtgtggtacattcaatggaaagataataggTCGGTTGAGTCGGGTCCTATAGAGTGGGAGGAGTTTAAGGAGGCTTTGttaggaaagtactttccccgtgagaggagggaggtgaaggttgaagagtttatcaatctcaagcaaggaaatatgagtgttgaggagtactctttgaaattcactatgTTGTATAGATATTCTCCGTCCTTAGTGTCTAAACCTAGgcatgagatgagtaggtttgtgaccgCTGTTGCCGACCTTGTGAAAGAAGAGTATTGTACAGCCATGCTCCATGGTGATGTAACTTTTTCTAGACTCATGGTTTATGCTCAGTCCATAGAGGAGTCTAAGCATAGTAGGATCTCTAGAAACTTGAAGAGGAGTGGGCAAGGTGAAAAAAACCAATCTAAGTTTAAGAAGAATGTTTCAAGTCAAGATGAACCTAGGGGTCATAAGGTGAAACTTGAGAAGTGTAGTGGTTCTCAAGGTAGCAAGCCTAATTGTGCTACATGTGGGAAAAGGCACTCTGGGTAATGCCTAATGAGTACCgggtgttgctgttgttgtggTATGAATGGACACAAAATGAGGGATTGTCTTATTATTGCGGCTAGAGGAAGGGAAGGTAATCAAGTTTCTCCAAGTGTTCCGGGagatgatgctccaaagaagactcgtttctatgcactccagGCTAGGGGATCAAAACTGATAAGGACGATAATGATGGTAAGTTCTTGTTTTTCTCTATTTAAtattatgagttccttctaactGGGGGAGTATGTTGAGTTTTAGAATGCTGATTTATTGTCTCATCTCTTCCATTCAATTAAAACTTGAAAGTTAGAATGTCATAGTAGCATATCACATGTTACATTGTGTTTACAAGTCTTGTTGGaattaaatttcattgattcctttcATTGTGCAtttaatgaagttatgattatgttgtatattgagtttatatgattttatatatcttattgtcatgattttatcatcaattccctaaaagttgcatttttggaaTTGTTGCATAATTCACTGTGTTTTCCCTGGCAGCTTAATGTAAGATTGTTGAAAAATTGGCTAAattgttcttttgttgaaaattgttttactatgtatataattgatgtatatgagcatgataattaatataaaaagatttCTTGCTATtagaaatgaagaatgtgagtctTGATTGCATAATGAGTTGTAGAATAAGTTTCTAGCTTCTTGTTGCGTTGTGAGACTCGTGTTTATGTGAAAAATTGTGTTCATCCTAATTGTGTATTGTGTATGGTGTGGTATGGTTATTCACTAGTCTTGAGTTTCTTATCTCTTGATAGTGTCTAAAGAgtagcaagtgtcattcgatGACAGATGTTTCCAAGTGGGGGACTATtgttacaccctcaaaatgaGCTAGGTGAAATTAGAGTCTAACATGTTGGTTATCaatttattaattcataaaatgaCTAATTATAATGTTTATAGGAAGTCTCTAAAGTTTGGAGGTCCAAGAACGTCGAAGACGTTCAAAAGTTTGCCTCAAAACGTGCTTGTGTGTTTTAACgtgtttcgtcaagttttatctatttttttttagttgaaattgatgtgagaggttccttaaatatataatagatTATTTGAGGTGGAAAAGTATGGgaaaaactccccaaggaccaaccaaagggtcaTCGAGGAGGACCAAGCCTTGAGCGAGCAAGTTGCCCAAGGTAGCAGTAACCTAGGCATGGAAGGGAGCAAGTTCGTGTCGCGGGCTTGGTCCACCAATATCCAAAAGTTGATCTGCATCGCGTAGACAAGGTGGACTCCACTGTTTTAgagttttattttcaaaaatcatgcAAGAGAAGCTTCGCATTGCAGATTGTTTCCCAACGACAATATCAGAAATTTAAGTAGAGTTTGACTTGGTTAAAGGGTCCTATAAGTTCAGGGTGTTTTGGGTATCTTAGGGTTTATTTATTGTAggttattttacctttttaaaccCCACTTCACCATTCAAATCAAAACCgtcaaattcaaaacaaaacctctccattgtttctctccaaaaacctccattgatgaatCTTTGAAActccaaggaagaagatagATTTTCCAAGTTTTTCTACATCAATCTTGTGGATTTTCTTCACAATTAAGATATGGTTCTTCATCCTTGAAATCTCTttcttcaaggagtcaattccaatgaatttcaaatgtgatcCAAAACATGAAATCTTCTAAATTGAAATTTAGCCATGGATCCTTGCGTAAAACGTTTTAGATCAATGATTTATGATTGAATTAGTGTTAACTGAATGATATGACATCAATATTTTTATGGACCCATGTAATTCATGAACCCTAAGCTTTGACTACTTCGTGGGTGACTTTGTCATGTCTTAAtgctattgaattttttatgtaGTTTGAGTAGGGTTGTTGAGTTTTGATAGAATCATGTTAGAATTGTTAATATGCTTCcctaaattaataaatctattttgaattactttttattcattttctatTGTAAGTGTTGGATAGAATTGGTGATCATGGTCATGGATAAGGGCCTTTAAGTAttgtattggatgatttagctatggattgaagtggagaGAGTGGATTGGTGACACACTTCcctaattctatttttattatgtaatttaggtcttgaattatgttgagattggtatggtccacttatggtggcggtgttatatgttttatttgtgaattatgtggcctTGCGActttactttatgaattatgattatcatgtcttgtcggcattacttgatatattatgatgatttgtgtagtgatttatgtgaagtatgattataTCTATATACTTGTGAGTAaggtgaaagtatgtgttcttctattgacattaggtgatcatgttagagtatgactatgtccttatatgtgtagtgttagaattgatgtataattcttCCTATTTGGTTATGTGAGTCTTATGATGGTTATTATTATGGTTCTATAGTAGTGTATAGGGTACCTATAGTTTACTTGGTTGTCCCTAGGTACTCTAGAATAGTATGCCATGTGCATGGTATGGTGAAGTATGTCTGTGTCTTCTTCTgatagacttgtgtcccttacttgatacatgttaAATGTGAATATAACTTATTGACTTAGTATGCTAAAACTCTTTAGTCTTGCATATGTGATTGATATTGTAAaattccagaaaatgtacttgtctagtgaaTAGCCTATTAggtttttaagaatatgtattggggtacataggcatccgaatgcccaatattgagtaatattgggcatgttagagaatattggcttaaggatGTTAgtcaatttctatatattaacaagtaacttaaAATACAATTTGGTTCAAATACCCCAATGCAAGCTTGTTTAGAATTGTAcatgcaatgaagaccctaagctaatagCATTGATTCTTAGCACATTAGGTGCGAGgaatccaagtgtcaagcctaggtaccatagcacatgatcatttaaaatgatcatgtggATTAAGCAGTgtccaaggacatagtgagggtccttggaCAATAAATGAGCAGCAACACATGTGCTAACCGGCCAAGAGACAAGCAACCAAGCccaaccgaattcggttagggagGTTAGAGAGCAGGCGCGCGAACGACTTAAGCCACGTGGGGCCTAGATTCCTAACTAACTCTAGGatctaactaacttacctaactaacctaggacaaataaaaaaaactaactagtgtgcccgaaatcctaaaacctaaccgggtgacactagccTAGTAACTAACTTAAGAAATATCCTAATACCTACCTAGGATGGTCCAGaaaggttggttatggtcctagtgacttaggggtactttagtaattaccctaggtcacttaattaattaaattagtgatttaattaattaatttaaattcctAGTCAAAGCCGAAACACTTAGCAAATTTTTagatttggctaagtcaaatgctctcctatttttagGCAATTTAGGAGGAGCATTTTggtaattagctaattgatttatttaattaagttaactaTCTAAGTTGAATTAGTAAATATCAGTTTCTAAGACTTAGACTTAGGATTAATTAGTAGAATCCTCACGACTCAAAAACAGTAACAAACGTAAGAAAAATAGAAGGGTTCTCCTTAGGCGATTTcaattcttcaagatttttcgTGCAAAGTACggggtgatcttcgtagattcaattccACAGTAAGGCATGAGTTTTATCTCTTGgattcctttctccaagaggatTTTTAAacgttttgaattcaagaaaatcaaaactagagttgttcccaatgaaattgtaaaaaatctccctagttctccctagTTCCGattctagtagtatgtataatgcaaaTCTCGAACATGTTTTTGGTATGTAGTGCTAATTGATCATTATGTACAAGTTTTTGTGTTTTGATAATGTCGAATGATACCTATAGGTTAGATCCATATGATAAATGCCTAATTGTGTTTGAggagatgaaattgttataagtcGTTTATGAAATTCAGTTTACTGTTGAAAGGAATGAAGGTTTCGATTCATGTTTTGTGTTTTACAGTAGATGCATTTGTAATTGTTTGGAATGCAATTTTTCTAATAAGAAATAAGAATTAGAATCAAAGCTAGTTAGTAAATCTACAATGTCAAATCAACTTTATAGCTTGGCCACAGTAAGCACTGGATTTTTCTTACAATCTAATCAAATGTTAAAAGTTGGCTTACTTAAAATGAAGTTTTAGATTACTATAATATgtgaaagtttggtttatgTCAATAAATTGgtcaacaatattatttcaaaaatatgtaatagaacTGGCCAATATTAAGTCAAACCAAACCTATATGGCCAATGCATATTATGTTGTTTCTTGTTAGGccaaatacatgttaaagatTGACTTGACAAGATGTAGCTCAATAAACTCATAGCCAAgggtatgccaatgattgggacaagtcccaacataccctatcaaAACGAACTTGTGAACATAGTAGCACACTAAATAAGTccttataactttcataaagaatggtataAAACTACCAAATAtcattgaacaagataaggtgagtaatgaaataacCAAAAGCTTGtaagttatgaaattgacctaaaaatggggtgttaaaggaagtgataCAAGTATCACTTGCACctaaaaaattatgtcaaagatagtcacataagagggtattagaaatcgtgagacaagtctcattcacaccataatgataatgtaagacttaagttcacattcatcatGTAAAAAAAGGGACGACAATTCATACATTGAGCTAAGCATACCTCATATTAGAAGAAAGCTTCTATATGCATAAGTCAACTCTAAAATATgtaaagtataagaaattgaGCAAAGCACCAATAGACTAGAGATGagcttgtgcaagcacatgtaagcctcatgagatgagactaccaCCAAAGTGGATAAAAGTCTCcaaaatctcctagtctttgaattATGTTACCAACATAGGTACTAGACAGTGGATTCTACCTAAGAGTGATAGGTAGTATTCGGTTTCAATTTGGCCGGTGAACCGCCTCTTTTCAGTGTAGGGAAGACACTGAGTTTCATGTTTAGCTTACatgatctatatcggttaaaTGCTCCAGATTCAATTTCACTTTATccggtgaaccacctcttttcagtttGGAAAAGACACTAAATTTCATGttaactcacatgatctagCTTCACTTAgccggtgaaccacctcttttaaatgtggggaagacactgaatttcgtgttagctcacatgatctatgtcagttaaatgctaaagatttctttaagaaagtaaaatacaaagaaataaaattatgttcaaagtgaatatgagatcaaagaagaagaaaagtaagttcaaagtgaactaagtaaGCATAATTATCAAATATTGGACATAgacaataaagattggcttataagaGCAAAAACTTAATAACTCATCAATTGGAGTATGAATATAGGTCCCAACATCTTTATGTTatgcaaattataaaataatgggcatagataataaagattggcttataacgACTTCATGCCCAacttaacaagaatggaaagagtAACTTGTAATAAGGGTAGTCAAATCATTTCtttagtcttttggattacttgattcattgtaaaaatgggactacaatgaataaTTTCACTCGTAAGTAAAATataggatcaaaggagatcattgaactacacatcAAAAGGAGGAAAcgactgaaaaataaactatggAGAGAAGAGCTCTCGTGAGcaacaatattaatttttgttcgagttgttctaaaattatgttcatgattccaagttcttatgttcatatataaaatgatttatgtgctttaaatgcatgaaaatatgtcatattcatagcatgattcataaataacgaattaggaaagtaaagtgatttcacttttcaaaaatgGCATGTTTCTATAGGAAGAATTTTTCTTGATCATGCCTAGTCCTTATGTGTtaatgtgcatacacccatactttgtacaagtgtgtactaccccatataaattactatttttataggtgcaggtcttTGAAGAGTTGTTGGACTAGTACCTCCAAacttttggtaggtcctcttgagttcgaggatgcctaCGCTTCATATTCTAGATTTAGTagattagacatagctagtggatgttgtccctagcgtttccTTTCAGACATTTGTTCAAACTTTCGTATTGAGTCCAGTTTGGCAACTATTATActatattatgaattcttcatttcattgttcaatcAGTTAATAGATTGTTATTTATGTTGAGATGTcagtatatcactcttatgcaaaaattatatgaagtctaagtaaacttcattaaagttaaaaagttttaaatttttcgctaaatttaactgtatgattgtgatgaaagctaagaagaggcttgtctgcgacttttgagaggttaacgacgccggtctcatctaGGGTCTAGGACCCCGCTGTGACAGACATCTGGCCTTGAACATAGTGAGAAGGTCAAACTATGTGGAACCGTCAACCTAGTTGagaggttatgatatccttgaagtcaaAAGTCGTAATGTTATCCTTTTTGTATGAATGGTGGACATAAAGTTTGTTGGCTTGAATGACATgtaatcatccttaggaaattcGTTGATCTATCCTCTTAGACATTGTAGGTAGCCTTGGTGGACCATCTTTGGTTAAGtgaaatgtgattgggttatgaactagatatgagacgTTTTCATGTAATCCtttatgtgaattactctatgtgAACAAAGGCTAGCAACGAGTGAATATGATTTGGGAAGTAGTTGTAGCTAAGTATGAGGATAGAGTGCAAAGAAATCTTTCATATTCCTTagccatgtgcctacatgggatttGTTCTAGTTATACCATTTGCCCGTAGAACAaacctccatcggagtaggttcatgactctggattccatgcattgtctattctcatcatatgggatactcACTAGTGTTGAAGAAGTTCtctgaagtttaggtggtgatATGGAACGCTATCTAGAGATTGCAtgattaggctttgaagattTTAGTGAGTGAGTCCCTCGGTCATCTCCAAGACCATTGCTTGAATGTCTCTTAAGtgaattaaagaatataatgacttaagttagaaagcatgtaaatgaataagtacttacctagagtagtttaaggattgtctagttaaggtTTAAAGGGgtcataggaatggtcacttcatgtcttacctaggcaagtcttaagaatgactctacaTAGGGaaagtaattaataaattagacACAATCTAAACTTAAGAAGTCTTAacgattatttaattaattttggagagggtgtatgagtgttctcttcttgaattacttaagtaagtcttttgataactattgggaaggagaatgtcatattatatataccCTAGTGTCTGAAGTGAGAATAATCTTATTCTAGATAGTCTAAAGTATCTcataggtgtgtgtgaagggattgtatgggcttTCGCTttataactcactcaagtgagctTCGAATCATCTTGGCTAGGAGGATctcatatttatgtgtttttggaTATACTTGATGCTATAATAAGAAGTGTGAATTTCATTGGAagttatattgaatttataGTGAAGTTTCTGTAAACTTGATGTAGGTTTACTGTAATGTTCCTATAAATTAAGtataaattgtaatgaattTTAATTGTGTTGTTTGGTGTTTAAATGTGGTTCTTATGCTTATGCTATGaagttttaatcaaaaagagcatcttttttttattattataaatgtctctttatgatgattttatacattaagtcatacttagtacatgtatttgtactaattccatacattttgttatatctaaaggtgtGGTGTAAAGTGAGAAGCGTCTTGAAGCAAACCTTGGAAATTAGGATTCTTTCAatcaagttgaagtatgtcctcacttacTCTAGGGCATAATCATCTTTTGACTTCtttatttcaaagtattgtaatagatttTAGATTGTTATATTTCGATTGTATGGGTCGTGGATCATGTATTTCTTTAAGTCTAAGGATGACATATATTGAGACTTAGAGTTTTATATTGGTTTTATATGAAAGACATTTTAAGATGTTTCGTGTaaaatttcgcactacttttcatacatgtatgcaacaAATGATGTCAAATGGCatgtacaagacctccaagaggtcaactACGCCGCTTCACACTTCGAGAGTGTcgtatcttctagggtgtgcttTCGGTGTATGAAAAATGTATTCGAACGAGCCAAGAAAGAAATCGAGGCACTATTTCACTCAATTCATCCAAAGAAATGATACTACCAGGGTAATCCAAAGAAGGAAAATGGAGTGACTAACATTTTCTTACCTCAAGATCACAAGAGAGATTGGTTTCCATGGATTTTTAGTTGTTTTCATCACTCTGTCATTCACGATGAGTTCACTTCTGTTGTCTATAATTTGTGTTGAGCTACCCTAATTTTTCCTGgttttaaaaatctattttccaaatttttccCGCTTCTTTCTATATATGCGCAATCAGAAAAAAATAGCCTATTGAAAACAACTTCTACCTGTTCAATAAAGGTAGGGTTAAGCTCTGCATACATCTTTGACGTATGAAAAACACAACTCAAATactgaaaagaaaatttatctTTCATATGTCAAAGATGTATGCAGAGCTTAACCCTACCTTTATTGAACAGGTAGAAGTTGTTTTCAATAGGCTATTTTTTTCTGATtgcgcatatatatatatatatatatatatatatatatatatatatatatatatatatatatatatatatatataaaagattgcTCTATCAAAAACTATCTTTGTACCTATATGGTAAAGTCTGCATAAAGTGTT
The sequence above is a segment of the Solanum lycopersicum chromosome 10, SLM_r2.1 genome. Coding sequences within it:
- the LOC138339158 gene encoding uncharacterized protein, which gives rise to MNSRRMTARRSQEGRVNEEIPPLVEQVEQVLQGAQGVQVPIVEEGNDVSEDPHEFLDGVYKVLSVIGVNSREKAELDSYQLRDVAQVWYIQWKDNRSVESGPIEWEEFKEALLGKYFPRERREVKVEEFINLKQGNMSVEEYSLKFTMLYRYSPSLVSKPRHEMSRFVTAVADLVKEEYCTAMLHGDVTFSRLMVYAQSIEESKHSRISRNLKRSGQGEKNQSKFKKNVSSQDEPRGHKVKLEKCSGSQGSKPNCATCGKRHSG